The Paenibacillus thermoaerophilus genome contains the following window.
CGGGCCGATGACAGGCTCGGGGGTTGTCTTTTTTGTCGTCAAATTTTCCTGAACAGGCCGATCACTTTGCCCAAAATGGTCACGTTCCGGAGCAGAATCGGCTTCAGGCTCGAGTTTTCCGGCTGCAGGCGGATATGATCCTTTTCCTTATAGAACGTTTTTACGGTCGCTTCGTCGTCTTCGGTCATCGCGACGACAATCTCGCCGTTGGACGCGGTGGACTGCTGGCGCACGATCACGATGTCGCCGTCGTGGATGCCGGCTTCGATCATGCTGTCCCCGACGACATTCAGCATGAACACGTTCTGATCCCCCACAAAATGGGCGGGAAGCGGAAAATACTCCTCGATGTTCTCGGTGGCGAGAATCGGTGTGCCGGCGGTTACTTTGCCGATCAGCGGAACCTTGGCGACCTGCAGGTCGAATTCCGGCGTATCCTCGTCGTCGAGCACCTCGATGGCGCGCGGCTTGGTCGGGTCGCGGCGGATCAGCCCTTTCTTCTCCAGACGGTCCAAATGGCCGTGCACCGTCGAACTGGAAGCCAGTCCGACCGCTTCCCCGATCTCCCGAACGGACGGAGGATAACCTTTTTCCCGAACTTCGTTCTTGATAAATGTTAATATGGCTTGTTGTCGGCTGGACAGCTTCGTCAATGGTATCACTCCAAGTGGAAATTATTTTCTAGTATAACACAGAACCGGAGTTCGCACAAACAAAAGTTCCCGAAACATTTGTTCGCAAAATCATTGACACAAACACTTGTTCGTGATACGATGCGATCAGAACAAATGTTTGGGGGTTGTCCGCCATGTATCAACCGAATGCATTCCATGACGTTTCATCTTGGACCGCTCAACATAAATCGAACCGCGATGCCGTTTCCCGCCGCAAAATTGCCGCTCGAATTCTGATCCTGTTCGCATTGGCGGCCGCAAGCTTTCTGTGCGGCACACTCGTTCAGGTTAACGCTTCGGAAGAGAAAGCGGCCGCAACCGCCGCGGAGCCTCGCAAAATCTACGTCGAACACGGAGACACGTTGTGGGAGATCGCCAAGGAGATTGCGCGCCCCGGCGAAGATATACGCAAAGTCGTTTACGACATACAGAAGGCGAACGGCTTGAAGAACGCTTATCTGAGGGAAGGGCAAGAACTGGTTCTGCCGCCGCGCCCTTGAGACGGACCTAGCGCCTTGACAAACGCACCCTCCCGGTGTCAAAGTAAGGGGAGCGGTCCGAAAGGCCGTTCAACTCTCAAAGCGGGAGGGATACAGCATGACTCATGAGGAGCTTGTGAACCGCATCAACGAATTGGCGCGCAAGGC
Protein-coding sequences here:
- a CDS encoding LysM peptidoglycan-binding domain-containing protein, giving the protein MYQPNAFHDVSSWTAQHKSNRDAVSRRKIAARILILFALAAASFLCGTLVQVNASEEKAAATAAEPRKIYVEHGDTLWEIAKEIARPGEDIRKVVYDIQKANGLKNAYLREGQELVLPPRP
- the lexA gene encoding transcriptional repressor LexA, which codes for MTKLSSRQQAILTFIKNEVREKGYPPSVREIGEAVGLASSSTVHGHLDRLEKKGLIRRDPTKPRAIEVLDDEDTPEFDLQVAKVPLIGKVTAGTPILATENIEEYFPLPAHFVGDQNVFMLNVVGDSMIEAGIHDGDIVIVRQQSTASNGEIVVAMTEDDEATVKTFYKEKDHIRLQPENSSLKPILLRNVTILGKVIGLFRKI